In one window of Miscanthus floridulus cultivar M001 chromosome 12, ASM1932011v1, whole genome shotgun sequence DNA:
- the LOC136496155 gene encoding uncharacterized protein, protein MSEDYRRNNQSTFMVEQMVLIDIRKFLQSMHKDIKMYPLPDIDDTYDASLILSTRNDWVDMINMKMIGRFDGDEMVYHSFNCAVDDPHNYYPKEFLNTLTPNGLPPHVLKLKIGCPVILLRNIDPANGLCNGTRLIIRGFQKNAIDAEIMLGQHAGKWVFLPRIPLCPSDDEMFHFQSKRKQFPIWLSFAMTVNKAQGQTIPNVGVYLPEPVFSYGQLYVALSRATARSNIRILAVPAVEKDVNKGKKKNRSREWHMHTRASEAEAEARKALTLLACKLSDPPDDSWPC, encoded by the exons ATGTCGGAGGACTATAGGCGCAATAATCAATCCACCTTCAtggtggagcagatggtcctcatAGATATTCGAAAATTTCTACAATCAATGCACAAGGATATAAAGATGTACCCACTTCCTGATATTGATGACACATATGATGCCTCTT TGATCTTATCTACGCGGAACGACTGGGTTGATATGATCAATATGAAGATGATAGGTCGTTTCGACGGGGATGAGATGGTGTACCATAGCTTTAACTGTGCGGTGGATGATCCACACAACTACTATCCTAAGGAATTCCTTAACACTTTGACACCCAATGGTCTacctccacatgtgttgaagctgAAGATTGGTTGTCCGGTCATATTGCTTAGAAACATTGACCCTGCGAACGGACTTTGTAATGGTACGAGGCTTATCATACGGGGGTTCCAAAAGAATGCCATAGATGCAGAAATTATGTTGGGACAGCACGCTGGAAAGTGGGTTTTTCTGCCTCGCATACCCTTATGCCCATCGGATGATGAGATGTTCCATTTCCAATCTAAACGAAAGCAGTTCCCTATTTGGCTTAGTTTTGCGATGACCGTTAACAAGGCACAGGGCCAGACTATCCCTAACGTCGGGGTATACTTGCCAGAACCAGTGTTCTCGTACGGCCAATTGTACGTGGCGCTATCAAGAGCTACAGCAAGATCGAACATTAGGATCCTAGCCGTACCGGCTGTTGAGAAGGACGTCAACAAGGGGAAA AAAAAAAATCGTAGCAGAGAGTGGCACATGCATACGCGCGCTTCTGAAGCTGAAGCTGAAGCTCGCAAGGCCCTGACGCTCCTTGCTTGCAAGCTATCTGATCCGCCGGACGATAGCTGGCCCTGCTGA